Genomic DNA from Candidatus Kaiserbacteria bacterium:
TTCTTTATCTGAAGGTATTGGTTCGTTGTGTTTTGCAAGCGAGGCAACATATCCTTCTATGGCATCGAGTATCATTTTTTTTGCCTCAGCAATGTCTTTACCATAACTAACACAACCCGGTAGCGACGGGACTTGAGCCGTAAACCCCCCTTCCGGTTCGTGGGTAAATATGACGTTATATTGTAGGGTTTCTTCTTTCATATATATAGGAT
This window encodes:
- a CDS encoding type II toxin-antitoxin system HicB family antitoxin, yielding MKEETLQYNVIFTHEPEGGFTAQVPSLPGCVSYGKDIAEAKKMILDAIEGYVASLAKHNEPIPSDKENYVSLISLPRVMNV